The proteins below come from a single Acidovorax sp. NCPPB 4044 genomic window:
- a CDS encoding FimV/HubP family polar landmark protein, whose translation MHRWKLSVLAAAAFVSTSFYAADASALALGRLSVQSALGEPLRAEIDLPQITAAEAESLRAASASPQAYRAQGMEVSPTLNDLQVRLQRRADGTMVLRLTTSRPVNDPFVDLVLDASWSAGQLVRSYTLLLDPPALRREAPAPTVSAQAGAAASPAPQPARPAPAAAPRAAEAPATAAPRPAPAPAVSGNTPRAASAPAAAAGGADSVVIRPGDTAGRLAGAHRPAGVSLDQMLVAMMRANPDAFIRGNVNRMKSGAVLQIPDEAQARATPPAEARQIIAAQSRDFNEFRRRLAGAAPSAEVAAAERSASGRVQAQVEDRKPATAAPDKLTLSKGAVQGQRAAEEQLARDKQAGEASTRMAELSKNISDLNKLGAASSPAGTAAPAPAPAPVASAAEAGRVAVPVGAPPVAPAVAASAPAPAPAAVPAASAPPAAAAAASAASAPAPAAPASEPAPAASAPVADASAAAPTAAAAASRAAPAPIAAPADEPGFLDSLLENPMVPLAGGGLLALLLAFGVYRTVQNRRNRGAVDSSFMESKLQPDSFFGASGGQRVDTASSQLSTGSSSMNYSPSQLDAGGDVDPVAEADVYLAYGRDLQAEEILKEALRHSPDRTAVHVKLAEIYAKRQDRRALEVVAQDVFRLTDGQGPDWHRVADIGRGIDPDNALYQPGGRPPTLDSDDSRSYPGEGFASTLTDGRTAGAAAAAGAAGAAAGVAASAALPPDLDLDLDLDLPDDALTEAPPAPPAAPGAFAAATAAAATAPAPSDDLGSLDFEPVSTTPPPAIADAPQAPALAFPTDLSLADSANAPLSADAGQASAPVPLEFDLGDLSLDLDAPNTARSGLEPAASGADEPAVPSLEAADEPLVLPDDPLATKLALAEEFNAIGDSEGARTLVEEVIAESSGPLKARAQRLLAELG comes from the coding sequence ATGCATCGTTGGAAACTTTCTGTTCTGGCCGCGGCGGCCTTCGTCTCGACCAGCTTCTATGCCGCCGATGCCAGCGCCCTCGCCCTGGGCCGCCTTTCGGTCCAGTCCGCCCTGGGAGAGCCTCTGCGCGCCGAGATCGATCTGCCGCAGATCACCGCCGCCGAAGCGGAATCCCTGCGTGCCGCATCGGCCTCCCCGCAGGCCTACCGCGCCCAGGGGATGGAAGTGTCCCCCACGCTGAATGACCTGCAGGTGCGCCTGCAGCGCCGGGCCGACGGCACGATGGTGTTGCGCCTGACCACCAGCCGCCCCGTCAACGACCCCTTCGTGGATCTCGTGCTCGATGCCAGCTGGAGCGCCGGCCAGCTCGTGCGCAGCTACACGCTGCTGCTCGATCCGCCAGCGCTGCGCCGCGAGGCCCCCGCGCCGACGGTCTCCGCACAGGCTGGCGCTGCCGCTTCGCCCGCACCACAGCCCGCACGCCCCGCCCCGGCCGCTGCACCGCGTGCCGCCGAGGCGCCGGCAACCGCTGCACCGCGCCCGGCCCCTGCGCCCGCAGTGTCCGGCAACACGCCGCGCGCAGCCAGCGCACCCGCTGCGGCTGCAGGCGGTGCGGACAGCGTCGTGATCCGTCCCGGCGATACGGCAGGCCGCCTGGCGGGCGCGCACCGCCCCGCGGGCGTGTCGCTCGATCAGATGCTGGTCGCGATGATGCGGGCCAACCCGGATGCCTTCATCCGCGGCAACGTGAACCGCATGAAGTCTGGCGCCGTGCTCCAGATTCCCGACGAAGCCCAGGCACGGGCCACGCCGCCCGCCGAGGCCCGCCAGATCATCGCCGCCCAAAGCCGCGATTTCAACGAATTCCGCCGCCGCCTGGCGGGCGCAGCCCCCTCCGCCGAAGTGGCGGCCGCCGAGCGTTCGGCCAGCGGCCGGGTGCAGGCCCAGGTCGAAGACCGCAAGCCCGCCACCGCTGCACCCGACAAGCTCACGCTCTCCAAGGGCGCGGTGCAGGGCCAGCGCGCTGCCGAAGAGCAACTGGCCCGCGACAAGCAGGCCGGCGAGGCATCGACCCGCATGGCCGAGCTGTCCAAGAACATCTCGGACCTGAACAAGCTCGGAGCCGCTTCGTCGCCTGCGGGCACGGCTGCACCGGCACCCGCGCCAGCGCCGGTGGCTTCCGCCGCAGAAGCGGGCCGTGTGGCCGTTCCGGTGGGCGCTCCGCCTGTTGCTCCGGCGGTGGCCGCATCCGCGCCAGCCCCGGCTCCCGCAGCCGTGCCGGCCGCCAGCGCACCGCCTGCCGCTGCTGCAGCCGCATCGGCCGCCTCGGCGCCCGCACCGGCGGCGCCAGCCTCCGAACCGGCCCCGGCCGCCAGCGCTCCAGTGGCGGATGCATCCGCTGCCGCGCCCACCGCCGCCGCTGCCGCATCGCGTGCGGCACCCGCGCCGATCGCAGCACCGGCCGACGAGCCCGGCTTCCTGGACTCCCTGCTCGAAAACCCGATGGTCCCTTTGGCGGGCGGTGGCCTGCTGGCCCTGCTGCTGGCCTTCGGCGTCTACCGCACGGTGCAGAACCGCCGCAACCGCGGCGCCGTGGACAGCTCGTTCATGGAAAGCAAGCTGCAGCCCGACTCGTTCTTCGGCGCCAGCGGCGGCCAGCGGGTGGACACCGCCAGCAGCCAGCTGAGCACAGGCTCTTCGTCGATGAACTACTCGCCGAGCCAGCTGGATGCCGGCGGCGACGTGGATCCCGTGGCCGAAGCCGATGTGTACCTGGCGTACGGCCGCGATCTTCAGGCCGAGGAAATCCTCAAGGAAGCCCTGCGCCACAGCCCCGACCGCACCGCCGTCCATGTGAAGCTGGCGGAGATCTACGCCAAGCGCCAGGACCGCAGGGCGCTGGAAGTCGTCGCCCAGGACGTGTTCCGCCTCACCGACGGCCAGGGCCCCGATTGGCACCGTGTGGCAGACATCGGCCGCGGCATCGACCCGGACAACGCGCTCTACCAACCCGGTGGTCGCCCGCCCACGCTCGACAGCGATGACAGCCGCAGCTACCCCGGCGAAGGCTTTGCGAGCACGCTGACCGACGGCCGCACGGCCGGTGCCGCAGCGGCGGCAGGCGCAGCAGGTGCTGCGGCCGGTGTGGCGGCATCGGCAGCCCTGCCGCCCGACCTCGATCTGGATCTGGATCTCGACCTGCCGGACGACGCACTGACCGAAGCGCCGCCCGCACCGCCTGCAGCACCCGGCGCGTTTGCCGCGGCCACCGCCGCAGCGGCCACGGCGCCCGCACCGTCGGATGACCTCGGATCGCTGGACTTCGAGCCCGTCAGCACGACGCCCCCGCCGGCGATCGCTGACGCGCCGCAGGCGCCGGCGCTCGCTTTCCCCACCGATCTTTCGCTGGCGGATTCGGCCAACGCGCCGCTGTCGGCCGACGCCGGCCAGGCCTCGGCCCCGGTGCCGCTCGAATTCGACCTGGGCGACCTGTCCCTGGACCTGGACGCCCCCAACACGGCCCGCTCCGGCCTGGAGCCGGCAGCGTCCGGCGCCGACGAGCCCGCCGTGCCCAGCCTGGAAGCAGCCGACGAGCCCCTGGTGCTGCCGGACGATCCACTCGCCACCAAGCTCGCCCTGGCCGAAGAGTTCAACGCGATCGGGGACAGCGAAGGCGCCCGCACGCTGGTCGAGGAAGTGATCGCAGAATCCTCCGGCCCGCTCAAGGCCCGGGCACAGCGCCTGCTGGCCGAACTGGGTTGA
- the trpA gene encoding tryptophan synthase subunit alpha, with amino-acid sequence MDSSTPPEAPAPAAPASGGRIGATFADLQARGRKALIPYVTAGFPFADITPALMHGMVEAGADVIELGVPFSDPMADGPVIQKAGEKALSLGVGTAQVLGYVREFRQRNTKTPVVLMGYANPVERYDQVHGEHAFVRDAAQAGVDGVLIVDYPPEECEAFGARLREHGMDLIFLLAPTSTEARMQQVARVASGYVYYVSLKGVTGSGALDTSAVEAMLPVIRRHVHIPVGVGFGIRDAATAQAIGRVADAVVIGSRIIQLLEDQPHEKVVPLAIDFLRGVRKALDT; translated from the coding sequence ATGGACTCATCCACTCCGCCAGAGGCGCCCGCCCCCGCGGCGCCGGCCAGCGGCGGGCGCATCGGCGCCACGTTTGCCGACCTGCAGGCCCGCGGCCGCAAGGCCCTCATTCCTTACGTGACGGCCGGCTTCCCCTTCGCCGACATCACGCCGGCGCTCATGCACGGCATGGTCGAGGCGGGGGCCGATGTGATCGAACTCGGCGTGCCCTTCTCCGACCCCATGGCCGACGGCCCGGTGATCCAGAAGGCGGGCGAGAAAGCCCTGTCGCTGGGCGTGGGCACGGCGCAGGTGCTGGGCTATGTGCGCGAGTTCCGCCAGCGCAACACGAAGACGCCGGTGGTGCTCATGGGTTACGCCAACCCGGTGGAGCGCTACGACCAGGTGCACGGCGAGCACGCCTTCGTGCGCGATGCCGCGCAGGCCGGCGTGGACGGCGTGCTGATCGTCGACTACCCGCCCGAGGAATGCGAAGCCTTCGGCGCCCGGTTGCGCGAGCACGGCATGGACCTGATCTTCCTGCTCGCCCCCACCAGCACCGAAGCGCGCATGCAGCAGGTGGCGCGCGTGGCCAGCGGTTACGTGTACTACGTGTCGCTCAAGGGCGTGACGGGCTCGGGCGCGCTCGACACCTCGGCGGTGGAAGCGATGCTGCCCGTGATCCGCCGGCATGTGCACATCCCCGTGGGCGTGGGCTTCGGCATCCGCGACGCGGCGACCGCCCAGGCCATCGGCCGCGTGGCCGACGCCGTGGTGATCGGCAGCCGCATCATCCAGTTGCTGGAAGACCAGCCGCACGAGAAGGTGGTGCCGCTCGCCATCGACTTCCTGCGCGGGGTGCGCAAGGCGCTCGACACGTAG
- the trpB gene encoding tryptophan synthase subunit beta encodes MLSYQQPDASGHFGRYGGSFASETLTHALTELREAYARYQHDPDFLKEFHSELAHFVGRPSPVYHAARMSREMGGAQIYLKREDLNHTGAHKINNVIGQAMLARRMGKPRVIAETGAGQHGVATATICARYGLECVVYMGSEDVKRQSPNVYRMKLLGATVVPVDSGSRTLKDALNEAMRDWVANVDNTFYIIGTVAGPHPYPMMVRDFQSVIGTECLVQMPDMLAEQHIAAEQPDAVIACVGGGSNAMGIFHPYIPHANTRLIGVEAAGEGLDSGKHSASLQRGSSGVLHGNRTFILQDENGQITETHSISAGLDYPGVGPEHAWLQEIGRAEYVGITDQEALEAFHYLCRTEGIIPALESSHAVAYAMKLAKTLRTDQSILVNLSGRGDKDIGTVADLSGADFYDRPSMRGHAVKGGPAA; translated from the coding sequence ATGCTTTCCTACCAACAGCCCGACGCTTCGGGCCACTTCGGCCGCTACGGCGGCAGTTTCGCGAGCGAGACGCTCACCCACGCCCTCACCGAACTCCGCGAGGCCTATGCGCGCTACCAGCACGACCCGGACTTCCTGAAGGAATTCCACAGCGAGCTGGCCCATTTCGTGGGCCGCCCCTCGCCCGTCTACCATGCCGCGCGCATGAGCCGCGAGATGGGCGGCGCGCAGATCTACCTCAAGCGCGAGGACCTGAACCACACCGGCGCGCACAAGATCAACAACGTGATCGGCCAGGCGATGCTGGCCCGCCGCATGGGCAAGCCCCGCGTGATCGCCGAGACGGGCGCGGGCCAGCACGGCGTGGCCACGGCCACCATCTGCGCGCGCTACGGCCTCGAATGCGTGGTGTACATGGGATCCGAGGACGTGAAGCGCCAGAGCCCCAACGTGTACCGCATGAAACTGCTGGGCGCCACCGTGGTGCCGGTGGATTCGGGCAGCCGCACGCTCAAGGACGCGCTCAACGAAGCCATGCGCGACTGGGTGGCCAACGTGGACAACACGTTCTACATCATCGGCACCGTGGCGGGTCCGCACCCCTACCCGATGATGGTGCGCGACTTCCAGAGCGTGATCGGCACCGAATGCCTCGTGCAGATGCCGGACATGCTGGCCGAGCAGCACATCGCGGCCGAGCAGCCCGATGCGGTGATCGCCTGCGTGGGCGGCGGCAGCAACGCGATGGGCATCTTCCACCCCTACATCCCGCATGCGAACACGCGCCTCATCGGCGTGGAGGCCGCCGGCGAGGGGCTGGACAGCGGCAAGCATTCCGCCTCCCTGCAGCGCGGCAGCAGCGGCGTGCTGCATGGCAACCGCACCTTCATCCTGCAGGACGAGAACGGCCAGATCACCGAGACGCACAGCATCAGCGCCGGCCTGGACTACCCCGGCGTGGGCCCCGAACATGCCTGGCTGCAGGAGATCGGCCGCGCCGAATACGTGGGCATCACCGACCAGGAGGCGCTGGAGGCGTTCCACTACCTCTGCCGCACCGAAGGCATCATCCCTGCGCTGGAATCCAGCCATGCCGTGGCCTACGCGATGAAGCTCGCCAAGACCCTGCGCACCGACCAATCCATTCTCGTGAATCTGTCGGGCCGGGGCGACAAGGACATCGGCACGGTCGCCGACCTCTCGGGCGCCGACTTCTACGACCGCCCCTCGATGCGCGGCCATGCCGTCAAGGGAGGGCCCGCCGCATGA
- a CDS encoding LON peptidase substrate-binding domain-containing protein, whose protein sequence is MTFAPPPYEPSAGAPLTLTSLPLFPLGTVLFPGGQLALRVFEVRYLDMVRKCRLAGAPFGVVALTDGHEVRQAGAAPEKFHDVGTLAAISDLDTSHPGLIALRAEGSERFRIVRRQLLPHGLWIADVEQLPPDVAVPVPQDLRKAAQALEQVLGRLHDRSPDDTSVPVPTAAQLDDCGWVANRWCELLPVPIELKQQLMQLDSPLLRLELVGDVLERTGIAG, encoded by the coding sequence ATGACATTCGCCCCTCCTCCCTACGAGCCATCCGCTGGCGCGCCGCTCACGCTGACCTCCCTGCCGCTGTTTCCGCTCGGCACGGTGCTTTTCCCGGGCGGCCAGCTGGCGCTGCGGGTGTTCGAGGTCCGCTATCTGGACATGGTCCGCAAATGCCGGCTGGCCGGCGCCCCGTTCGGCGTGGTGGCCCTCACCGACGGGCACGAGGTGCGGCAGGCAGGCGCCGCCCCCGAGAAATTCCACGATGTCGGCACGCTGGCCGCCATCTCCGACCTCGACACCTCCCACCCGGGCCTGATCGCCCTGCGCGCGGAAGGCTCCGAACGGTTCCGGATCGTGCGCCGCCAGCTCCTGCCCCATGGCCTCTGGATCGCCGATGTCGAGCAACTGCCGCCCGACGTGGCCGTGCCCGTGCCCCAGGACCTGCGCAAGGCGGCGCAGGCCCTGGAGCAGGTGCTGGGCCGCCTGCACGACCGCAGCCCCGACGACACGAGCGTGCCGGTGCCCACCGCCGCGCAACTGGACGACTGCGGCTGGGTGGCCAACCGCTGGTGCGAGCTGCTGCCGGTGCCCATTGAACTCAAGCAGCAGCTCATGCAGCTCGACAGCCCGTTGCTGCGGCTGGAACTGGTGGGCGACGTGCTCGAACGCACGGGCATCGCGGGTTGA
- the accD gene encoding acetyl-CoA carboxylase, carboxyltransferase subunit beta — MSWLEKLLPSKIQQSDPTERRQVPEGLWIKCPSCETVLYKTDLEHNQNVCPHCSHHHRINARPRLDAFLDPEGRYEIGQEVLPVDALKFKDSRKYTERLKEALENTGETDALIVMGGSVKSINVVVACFEFDFMGGSMGSVVGERFVRGVETAIEQKVPFICFTATGGARMQEGLLSLMQMAKTNAALTRLAKKGLPYVSVLTDPTMGGVSAGFAFVGDIVIAEPKALIGFAGPRVIESTVRVTLPEGFQRAEFLQTKGAVDFICDRRELRNTVAKSLAMLQRLPADSVS; from the coding sequence ATGTCCTGGCTCGAAAAACTCCTGCCGTCCAAGATCCAGCAGTCCGACCCGACGGAGCGCCGCCAGGTGCCCGAGGGGCTGTGGATCAAGTGCCCGAGCTGCGAGACCGTGCTCTACAAGACCGATCTGGAACACAACCAGAACGTGTGCCCGCATTGCAGCCACCACCACCGCATCAACGCCCGGCCGCGCCTGGATGCGTTCCTCGATCCGGAAGGCCGCTATGAGATCGGCCAGGAAGTGCTGCCGGTGGACGCGCTCAAGTTCAAGGACAGCCGCAAGTACACCGAGCGCCTGAAGGAGGCGCTGGAGAACACGGGCGAGACCGATGCGCTGATCGTCATGGGCGGCTCGGTCAAGAGCATCAATGTCGTCGTCGCCTGCTTCGAGTTCGACTTCATGGGCGGTTCGATGGGCAGCGTGGTGGGCGAGCGCTTCGTGCGCGGCGTGGAGACCGCCATCGAGCAGAAGGTGCCGTTCATCTGCTTCACGGCCACGGGCGGCGCCCGCATGCAGGAAGGGCTGCTCTCGCTGATGCAGATGGCCAAGACCAACGCGGCGCTCACGCGCCTGGCCAAGAAGGGCCTGCCCTACGTCAGCGTGCTGACCGACCCGACCATGGGAGGCGTCTCCGCCGGCTTCGCGTTCGTGGGCGACATCGTGATCGCCGAGCCCAAGGCCCTGATCGGCTTTGCCGGCCCGCGCGTGATCGAATCCACCGTGCGCGTGACCCTGCCGGAAGGTTTCCAGCGCGCCGAGTTCCTGCAGACCAAGGGCGCCGTCGATTTCATCTGCGATCGCCGCGAGCTGCGCAATACGGTGGCCAAGAGCCTCGCGATGCTGCAGCGCCTGCCGGCCGACTCCGTCTCCTGA
- a CDS encoding glycosyltransferase: MPTEPKVMQVITKGERGGAQTHVRTLCRALAAPVRFSAVIGGAEATALESDLRAAGIPVHRVPALRNSLAPWHLYRAVVALRALIRRHDPDVLHAHSAVAGVVARVAGRLCRKPVVYTVHGFAFKPEVPWLRRTVAWCCEWLLARWTRHMVCVSAHELGLARGLPLPASRQSVVPNAMEDDGHRAQPALAPVRIAMVARLAAPKRPDLLLHALARLRDALGHEVAASLIGGGPDREALQALAHQLGLRQVRFEGDVDDVAPRLARHGIFVLLSDHEGLPISVIEAMRAGLPVVASRLPGMAELLPDAHQADLVPNAAEAVALALERLVRDPALRDSRGRAARARYEERHTTERMASAILAIYLRSLE; this comes from the coding sequence ATGCCGACTGAACCGAAGGTGATGCAGGTCATCACCAAGGGAGAACGGGGTGGCGCGCAAACGCACGTGCGCACCCTGTGCCGTGCACTCGCGGCCCCGGTCCGTTTCAGTGCCGTCATCGGCGGTGCCGAGGCCACTGCGCTGGAAAGCGACCTGCGTGCAGCGGGGATTCCGGTGCACCGCGTTCCGGCCCTGCGCAACTCGCTGGCGCCCTGGCACCTGTACCGCGCCGTCGTGGCGTTGCGCGCGCTGATCCGCCGGCACGATCCCGACGTGCTGCACGCCCACAGTGCCGTGGCCGGCGTGGTGGCGCGCGTGGCGGGCAGGCTGTGCCGCAAACCCGTCGTCTATACCGTGCACGGTTTTGCCTTCAAGCCCGAGGTGCCGTGGCTGCGCCGCACCGTGGCGTGGTGCTGCGAATGGCTGCTGGCGCGCTGGACACGGCACATGGTGTGTGTTTCTGCGCATGAACTCGGGCTGGCGCGGGGACTGCCGCTGCCGGCCAGCCGGCAGAGCGTGGTGCCCAATGCGATGGAAGACGACGGCCACCGGGCGCAGCCCGCGCTCGCGCCGGTGCGCATCGCCATGGTGGCGCGGCTGGCGGCGCCCAAGCGGCCCGATCTGCTGCTGCATGCACTCGCCCGGCTGCGCGATGCGCTGGGGCACGAGGTGGCGGCCAGCCTGATCGGCGGCGGACCGGACCGCGAGGCCCTGCAGGCGCTGGCGCACCAGTTGGGGCTGCGGCAGGTCCGCTTCGAGGGGGATGTGGACGACGTGGCCCCGCGCCTCGCGCGCCACGGCATCTTCGTGCTGCTGTCGGACCACGAAGGCCTGCCGATCTCGGTGATCGAAGCCATGCGCGCGGGCCTGCCCGTGGTGGCCAGCCGGCTGCCGGGCATGGCAGAGCTGCTGCCGGACGCACACCAGGCGGACCTCGTGCCCAACGCGGCGGAGGCCGTCGCGCTGGCCCTGGAACGCCTGGTCCGCGACCCCGCGCTGCGCGACAGCCGGGGCCGCGCAGCCCGCGCGCGCTACGAAGAGCGCCATACGACAGAACGCATGGCGTCGGCCATACTCGCCATCTACCTCCGATCCCTCGAATGA
- a CDS encoding phosphoribosylanthranilate isomerase, whose translation MRTRIKICGLTREQDVDAAVAAGADAVGFVLYARSPRAVTSQRAAELARRLPPFVTPVLLFVNAGAAEVVSACEDIPAATVQFHGDESPEECWESASRGRRPFLRAARIPLGAQAPSFDLVQFAHQYSRAQAILLDAHVDGYGGGGKAFNWSLLPPSVDSHLVLSGGLTPANVTDGILQVRPRGLSLAVDVSSGVEAEGPDGQPLRGTKDAGKIQRFIAAVRAADGHFVKND comes from the coding sequence ATGCGCACCCGCATCAAGATCTGCGGACTGACGCGCGAGCAGGATGTGGATGCCGCCGTGGCGGCGGGCGCCGATGCGGTGGGCTTCGTGCTCTATGCCAGAAGCCCCCGGGCCGTGACCTCGCAACGCGCGGCCGAGCTGGCGCGGCGGCTGCCCCCTTTCGTCACGCCGGTGCTCCTTTTCGTGAATGCCGGCGCTGCAGAGGTGGTGTCGGCGTGCGAAGACATTCCGGCCGCCACCGTGCAATTCCACGGAGATGAGAGCCCCGAGGAATGCTGGGAATCCGCCAGCCGGGGCCGGCGGCCGTTCCTGCGGGCCGCGCGCATTCCCCTCGGGGCGCAGGCCCCTTCGTTCGACCTCGTACAATTCGCCCACCAATATTCACGCGCCCAGGCCATCCTGCTCGACGCCCACGTCGACGGCTATGGCGGCGGCGGCAAGGCATTCAATTGGTCACTCCTTCCTCCAAGCGTCGACTCTCACCTCGTTTTGTCTGGTGGACTCACGCCTGCAAACGTGACCGATGGCATCTTGCAGGTGCGGCCGCGCGGCCTGTCGCTCGCGGTTGACGTCAGTTCCGGCGTGGAAGCCGAAGGCCCCGACGGCCAGCCGTTGCGGGGCACCAAGGACGCCGGCAAGATCCAACGCTTCATCGCCGCCGTGCGCGCGGCCGATGGGCATTTTGTGAAGAACGATTGA
- the truA gene encoding tRNA pseudouridine(38-40) synthase TruA has protein sequence MRVALGVSYNGAGYRGWQSQSDGLTVQDRLEAALARFATHEVSTLCAGRTDAGVHGLMQVVHFDTPLERTPFSWVRGTNTFLPPDIAVQWARPVPETFHSRACATARRYAYVLLQSAVRPSVDAGRVGWVFHALDEVAMRSAAQHLLGEHDFTSFRASACQAKSPVKTLHRIEISRRGLDGAPPADVPADRHDIPSCYWRFEFEGNAFLHHMVRNIMGCLVAVGQGKYPADWMRAVLAARSRDAAAPTFSPDGLYFLGPVYDAAWGLPERTAAYDWLP, from the coding sequence ATGAGGGTGGCCCTGGGGGTCAGCTACAACGGCGCAGGCTATCGGGGCTGGCAGAGCCAGTCCGACGGACTCACGGTGCAGGACCGCCTGGAGGCGGCCCTCGCCCGATTCGCCACGCACGAGGTGTCCACCCTGTGCGCGGGCCGCACGGATGCCGGTGTCCACGGGCTCATGCAGGTGGTGCATTTCGACACGCCCCTGGAGCGGACCCCCTTCTCCTGGGTGCGCGGCACCAACACTTTCCTTCCGCCGGACATCGCCGTGCAGTGGGCTCGGCCCGTGCCGGAAACCTTCCATTCACGGGCCTGCGCCACGGCGCGGCGCTATGCCTATGTGCTGCTGCAGTCGGCGGTGCGCCCGAGCGTGGATGCCGGCCGGGTGGGTTGGGTCTTCCACGCCCTGGACGAAGTCGCCATGCGATCCGCCGCGCAGCACCTGCTGGGCGAGCACGATTTCACGTCGTTCCGGGCCTCGGCCTGCCAGGCCAAGTCCCCCGTCAAGACATTGCACCGCATCGAGATTTCCCGGCGCGGACTGGACGGTGCGCCCCCGGCGGATGTTCCCGCCGACCGGCACGACATCCCGAGCTGCTACTGGCGCTTCGAGTTCGAGGGCAATGCCTTCCTGCACCACATGGTCCGCAACATCATGGGATGCCTCGTGGCCGTCGGGCAGGGGAAGTACCCGGCCGACTGGATGCGCGCGGTGCTGGCGGCACGCTCGCGCGACGCTGCCGCGCCCACCTTTTCCCCGGACGGGCTGTATTTCCTGGGGCCCGTCTACGATGCGGCCTGGGGACTGCCCGAACGCACGGCTGCCTACGATTGGCTGCCCTGA
- a CDS encoding YggT family protein: protein MLFQIASFLLDVVGGLLTGACLLRLYMQAQRVPFGNPIGRLVFALSDWLVMPLRRIIPPTGRWDWSSLVAALLIQLLQYLLLWALLGGAMGLAWLPWLAVFGMARVAVTGMMGLLIVAAVLSWVQTQSPIADVIARLCDPVLRPLRRVIPLLGGVDLSPLVAIVALQVVMIVLGHLQAAVL, encoded by the coding sequence ATGCTTTTCCAGATTGCCTCTTTCCTGCTCGACGTGGTCGGTGGCCTGCTCACCGGCGCCTGCCTGCTGCGCCTCTACATGCAGGCGCAGCGCGTCCCCTTCGGCAACCCCATCGGGCGGCTGGTGTTCGCGCTCAGCGACTGGCTGGTCATGCCGCTGCGCCGGATCATTCCCCCCACGGGGCGTTGGGACTGGTCGAGCCTCGTGGCGGCGCTGCTGATCCAGCTGCTGCAGTACCTGCTGCTCTGGGCATTGCTGGGCGGCGCGATGGGGCTGGCGTGGCTGCCCTGGCTCGCGGTGTTCGGGATGGCGCGTGTCGCGGTCACGGGGATGATGGGGCTGCTCATCGTGGCCGCGGTGCTCTCGTGGGTGCAGACGCAGTCGCCGATCGCCGACGTGATCGCGCGGCTCTGCGACCCGGTGCTGCGTCCGCTGCGGCGGGTGATCCCGCTGCTCGGCGGCGTGGATCTGTCGCCGCTGGTGGCCATCGTGGCGCTGCAGGTGGTGATGATCGTGCTGGGCCACCTGCAGGCCGCGGTGCTCTGA